The following are encoded in a window of Sminthopsis crassicaudata isolate SCR6 chromosome 3, ASM4859323v1, whole genome shotgun sequence genomic DNA:
- the LOC141564581 gene encoding leukocyte immunoglobulin-like receptor subfamily A member 6 — protein sequence MRPLLSALLCLGPLPRPSLRAENGSLGPRGSTVTFRCCGSPGAAGYLLEKELGHELKPIHYVLSEEAEVEFSIPRMTLNDAGNYCCRYRTASRWSERSDPLELVVTGVYHPPSLSAWPNSTVAPGHNVTLQCHSQAVP from the exons ATGCGCCCCCTCCTTTCTGCCCTGCTGTGCCTCG GCCCGCTCCCCAGACCCTCCCTCAGGGCAGAGAATGGCTCACTGGGGCCCCGAGGGAGCACGGTGACCTTCAGGTGCTGCGGGTCACCGGGGGCTGCTGGATACCTTCTGGAGAAAGAGCTGGGACACGAATTAAAACCTATCCACTACGTGCTGTCAGAGGAAGCTGAGGTCGAGTTTTCCATCCCACGGATGACACTAAATGACGCAGGGAACTACTGCTGCCGCTACAGAACAGCATCCCGCTGGTCAGAGCGCAGTGACCCCCTGGAGCTGGTGGTCACGG GTGTATATCATCCACCCTCTCTGTCAGCCTGGCCCAACTCCACGGTGGCCCCGGGACACAATGTGACCCTCCAGTGCCATTCCCAAGCTGTTCCATGA